One Thermococcus sp. M36 DNA segment encodes these proteins:
- a CDS encoding t26-2p codes for MSGGMAQSSRFVRGIYIDSEVEKRAKALAKVKGTSINQVFREAVLKLYRIELGNTRPEDILKD; via the coding sequence GTGAGCGGAGGAATGGCCCAATCGTCTCGGTTTGTTCGCGGAATATATATTGATTCTGAGGTTGAGAAGAGGGCAAAAGCCCTCGCGAAGGTGAAAGGAACGAGCATCAACCAGGTCTTCAGGGAGGCTGTACTAAAACTCTACAGGATAGAGCTCGGCAACACCAGGCCGGAGGACATTCTCAAAGATTAA